The Paracoccus sp. TOH sequence CGGGTTCAGCCATCGGCCAGCCGGTGTCAGGGTTCGACTTGGGGCGGAAGCCAGCGCGACGCGGGTCTCTTCTGATCTGGCTGGATGAACCAAAGCCGTCGCTGCACCAGCGGAGGTTCGAGCGCATGACAATGACCTTGCCGTCATGGATATACTGCGGCCGCTCAGAATACTTGCGCGCCAGGAGCAGGTTACTGGTCCAGATGCACCACGCGCTGCCGGCTCAGGTCGTCGGGATAGACCGAACCGCTGAACACGCCCTCGGGCTTTTGCGGCAAGCCGACGGCATAGCCGCGATGCAGGCCCAGCCGGTCAAAGGCCGCGACCGCATCGTCCAGCGTGATCGGAGTGCCGTGCCCGACGCTTTCGGGGATATGAGCCTGCTCCCGCCTTCTCGAAGACCAGCGTCGTCTCGACGGTCTCGCCCTCGGCAAACGGTTCCGCGACCTGCAGGAACATCAGGAGATAGCTGCCGGGCTTCAGCTCGACCGAGCCGCCCGCCGGGACCGGCAGGCCATCGGGCAGTTCGCGCATCTTCATCACGTCGCCGTTCATGGTCATCTCGTGGATCTGCATCGCGCCCGCCCGCCGCGAACGGGCCGCGACCAAGCGGTCGTCCTGGCTGCCCTTGTTGGCGATGGTGACATAGCCGCCTGCCACCGGGGCACTGGACGCGGTGCTCCTCGAAGGTCTGCGCGGCATCGGCCTGTGGTCGAGCATGGTGCAGACGCTTGCCATGGCGCTGCATGAACTGGCAACGAACGCCGCCCGCTGGCTGAGGCGGTGGCCGAGGCCACTGACGGCTGGTGCGCCGACGTGGTCTTTGAATGCTCGGGCGTCGCGCCGGCGATCCTGTCGATGCACCAGCTTGCCCG is a genomic window containing:
- a CDS encoding copper chaperone PCu(A)C; amino-acid sequence: MASVCTMLDHRPMPRRPSRSTASSAPVAGGYVTIANKGSQDDRLVAARSRRAGAMQIHEMTMNGDVMKMRELPDGLPVPAGGSVELKPGSYLLMFLQVAEPFAEGETVETTLVFEKAGAGSYPRKRRARHSDHAGRCGRGL